The following proteins come from a genomic window of Castor canadensis chromosome 17, mCasCan1.hap1v2, whole genome shotgun sequence:
- the Crym gene encoding ketimine reductase mu-crystallin isoform X1, whose product MSRAPAFLSAAEVQSHLRSSSLLIPPLEVALANFSSGPDGGVMQPVRTVVPVAKHRGFLGVMPVYSAAEDALTTKLVTFYEGHSITSSVPSHQATVLLFEPNSGSLLAVMDGNVITAKRTAAVSAIATKFLKPPTSDVLCILGAGVQAYSHYEIFMEQFSFKEVRIWNRTKENAEKFANTVQGEVRVCSSVQEAVTGADVIITVTMATEPILFGEWVKPGAHINAIGASRPDWRELDDELMKQAVLYVDSKEAALKESGDVLLSEHKKTMIGYLLATFFPSNQSMEASKKGVSTKVHVQITTCLFLHCHRDLAGQPPRHKLRSLCSWYPKGRCYPKRIAMGRILSDIIKYL is encoded by the exons ATGAGCCGGGCGCCCGCGTTCCTGAGCGCCGCAGAGGTGCAGAGCCACCTGCGCAGCTCCAGCCTCCTCATCCCGCCCTTGGAGGTGGCTCTGGCCAATTTCTCCAGCGGCCCCGACGGAGGGGTCATGCAGCCCGTGCGCACCGTGGTGCCGGTGGCCAAGCACAGAGG CTTCCTGGGGGTGATGCCCGTGTACAGTGCAGCAGAGGATGCTCTGACCACCAAATTGGTCACCTTCTACGAAGGCCACAGCATCACCTCTAGCGTACCCTCACACCAGGCTACCGTGCTTCTCTTCGAGCCCAACAGTGGCTCCCTGCTGGCG GTCATGGATGGAAATGTCATAACTGCAAAAAGAACAGCTGCAGTGTCTGCCATTGCCACCAAG tttttgaaacccCCCACTAGTGATGTGTTGTGCATCCTTGGGGCTGGGGTCCAGGCCTACAGCCATTATGAGATCTTCATGGAACAATTCTCCTTTAAGGAG GTGAGAATATGGAACCGCACCAAAGAAAATGCAGAGAAGTTTGCAAACACTGTGCAAGGAGAGGTACGGGTCTGTTCATCGGTGCAGGAGGCTGTGACAGGTGCTGATGTGATCATCACAGTTACCATGGCGACAGAGCCTATCTTGTTTGGTGAATGGGTGAAGCCTGGGGCTCACATCAATG CCATTGGAGCCAGCAGACCCGACTGGCGAGAACTGGATGATGAGCTCATGAAGCAAGCAGTGCTGTATGTGGATTCTAAGGAGGCTGCCTTGAAGGAGTCAGGAGATGTCCTGTTGTCAGAG CACAAGAAGACTATGATTGGCTACCTTCTGGCTACCTTTTTTCCTTCTAATCAGAGTATGGAAGCAAGCAAGAAGGGGGTGAGTACAAAAGTGCATGTTCAGATAACAACATGCCTTTTTCTTCACTGCCACAGGGACTTGGCAGGCCAGCCCCCTAGACATAAACTCAGATCTCTGTGTTCATGGTACCCAAAAGGTAGATGCTACCCAAAAAGAATTGCCATGGGCAGAATCCTCTCTGATATTATCAAATATCTCTGA
- the Crym gene encoding ketimine reductase mu-crystallin isoform X2: MSRAPAFLSAAEVQSHLRSSSLLIPPLEVALANFSSGPDGGVMQPVRTVVPVAKHRGFLGVMPVYSAAEDALTTKLVTFYEGHSITSSVPSHQATVLLFEPNSGSLLAVMDGNVITAKRTAAVSAIATKFLKPPTSDVLCILGAGVQAYSHYEIFMEQFSFKEVRIWNRTKENAEKFANTVQGEVRVCSSVQEAVTGADVIITVTMATEPILFGEWVKPGAHINAIGASRPDWRELDDELMKQAVLYVDSKEAALKESGDVLLSEAEIFAELGEVVKGVKPAHCEKTTVFKSLGMAVEDMVAAKLVYDSWSSGK; this comes from the exons ATGAGCCGGGCGCCCGCGTTCCTGAGCGCCGCAGAGGTGCAGAGCCACCTGCGCAGCTCCAGCCTCCTCATCCCGCCCTTGGAGGTGGCTCTGGCCAATTTCTCCAGCGGCCCCGACGGAGGGGTCATGCAGCCCGTGCGCACCGTGGTGCCGGTGGCCAAGCACAGAGG CTTCCTGGGGGTGATGCCCGTGTACAGTGCAGCAGAGGATGCTCTGACCACCAAATTGGTCACCTTCTACGAAGGCCACAGCATCACCTCTAGCGTACCCTCACACCAGGCTACCGTGCTTCTCTTCGAGCCCAACAGTGGCTCCCTGCTGGCG GTCATGGATGGAAATGTCATAACTGCAAAAAGAACAGCTGCAGTGTCTGCCATTGCCACCAAG tttttgaaacccCCCACTAGTGATGTGTTGTGCATCCTTGGGGCTGGGGTCCAGGCCTACAGCCATTATGAGATCTTCATGGAACAATTCTCCTTTAAGGAG GTGAGAATATGGAACCGCACCAAAGAAAATGCAGAGAAGTTTGCAAACACTGTGCAAGGAGAGGTACGGGTCTGTTCATCGGTGCAGGAGGCTGTGACAGGTGCTGATGTGATCATCACAGTTACCATGGCGACAGAGCCTATCTTGTTTGGTGAATGGGTGAAGCCTGGGGCTCACATCAATG CCATTGGAGCCAGCAGACCCGACTGGCGAGAACTGGATGATGAGCTCATGAAGCAAGCAGTGCTGTATGTGGATTCTAAGGAGGCTGCCTTGAAGGAGTCAGGAGATGTCCTGTTGTCAGAG GCTGAAATCTTTGCTGAGCTGGGAGAAGTGGTGAAGGGGGTAAAACCAGCACACTGTGAAAAGACCACTGTGTTCAAGTCTTTGG GAATGGCAGTGGAAGACATGGTTGCAGCCAAACTTGTATATGATTCCTGGTCATCTGGCAAATGA